A single region of the Fenollaria sporofastidiosus genome encodes:
- a CDS encoding tRNA (adenine(22)-N(1))-methyltransferase — MNYSKRLIEISKSIKKGSSLIDVGCDHGYIAKMLLDNGTIDKVIESDISEKSLEKAELLLSGVKYKDKIKFIVSDGLVNIDSKGYDTLLIAGMGEETIVSILSKSLDKVRCFSSIIIQAMGEGSNIRKYFKENDFFIKKERLFIEKEKYYRLYEVINKKTNVEDYTLPVNFDMQDIEYLKVYYENEIKSIKDILNRINKEKNLSKFEELSKDLNKIKKYMEKINEKE, encoded by the coding sequence ATGAATTATTCAAAGAGACTTATTGAGATATCTAAGTCCATTAAAAAAGGTTCCTCGCTTATAGATGTTGGTTGCGATCACGGCTATATAGCAAAGATGCTTTTGGATAATGGCACTATAGATAAGGTTATTGAAAGCGATATAAGTGAAAAATCATTAGAAAAAGCTGAGCTATTACTTTCTGGCGTTAAGTATAAAGATAAAATTAAATTTATTGTAAGCGATGGTCTTGTTAATATAGATAGCAAGGGATACGATACACTTTTAATTGCCGGTATGGGCGAAGAGACTATAGTAAGCATACTATCAAAGAGCTTAGACAAGGTAAGATGCTTTAGTAGTATAATAATACAAGCTATGGGTGAAGGCTCGAACATTAGAAAGTATTTTAAGGAGAATGATTTTTTCATAAAGAAAGAACGTTTGTTTATTGAGAAAGAAAAATACTATAGGCTCTATGAAGTGATTAATAAGAAAACTAATGTTGAGGACTACACTTTGCCAGTTAACTTTGACATGCAAGACATTGAATACCTTAAAGTGTATTATGAAAATGAAATTAAGAGTATAAAAGATATACTTAATAGGATTAACAAAGAGAAGAATTTAAGCAAGTTTGAAGAGTTAAGTAAAGATTTAAATAAAATTAAAAAATATATGGAGAAGATCAATGAAAAAGAATGA
- the xseA gene encoding exodeoxyribonuclease VII large subunit, whose amino-acid sequence MNKFTVSGLNDYIKDVLSQDFLLQEIYVEGEVADYKKNNSGHLYFLIKDESSKIKCAFYCYKNEEEITLENGMKVFIKGKISTYDQNSTYQINVDYVEELGIGKLKREFRKTLEKLEKEGLFDEEHKKEIPKYPRRLGLIASSTSAGFRDIVKVLRRRTNMIDIILYDSFVQGDMAVNNINSGLDYFNQKNDVDLILIARGGGSYEELAVFNDESMARKIFASKIPVMTAVGHQIDSFIADLVADKRCATPSEAAEIISKYYYELPDILDQNIIQISF is encoded by the coding sequence ATGAATAAATTCACGGTATCGGGACTTAATGACTATATAAAAGATGTTTTGAGCCAAGACTTTCTTTTGCAAGAGATTTATGTAGAAGGAGAAGTAGCTGATTACAAGAAAAACAACTCAGGGCATCTATACTTTTTGATTAAAGATGAAAGCTCCAAGATTAAGTGTGCCTTCTATTGTTATAAGAACGAAGAAGAGATTACACTTGAGAATGGTATGAAAGTTTTTATAAAAGGTAAAATCTCTACTTATGATCAAAACAGTACTTATCAGATCAATGTTGACTATGTGGAAGAACTTGGCATAGGCAAGCTTAAGAGAGAGTTTAGAAAAACACTTGAAAAGCTTGAAAAAGAAGGACTATTTGATGAGGAACATAAAAAAGAAATACCAAAGTACCCAAGAAGACTTGGACTAATTGCATCATCAACGAGCGCTGGCTTTAGAGATATAGTAAAGGTGCTCAGACGTAGAACCAATATGATTGACATAATTCTATATGATTCCTTCGTTCAAGGGGACATGGCAGTTAACAATATCAATAGTGGACTGGACTACTTTAATCAAAAGAATGATGTAGATCTCATACTTATCGCAAGAGGCGGCGGTAGCTACGAAGAGCTAGCCGTTTTTAACGACGAGAGCATGGCTAGGAAAATATTCGCATCAAAGATACCTGTAATGACAGCCGTTGGTCACCAGATCGATAGCTTTATAGCAGACCTCGTAGCAGATAAGAGATGCGCAACACCATCAGAAGCGGCTGAGATCATATCCAAGTACTACTATGAACTACCAGATATACTTGATCAAAACATAATTCAGATAAGCTTTTAA
- a CDS encoding Nif3-like dinuclear metal center hexameric protein has translation MKKNEIIKIIESIFPKEYREPWDNSGLIIDLDKEDIKKIYLSVDLLYDDIKELDDVDMVITHHPLIFKGIKEIDMNASSKLIKHMIKNDIIYYSAHTSFDVQSSGFYKFYKDNLKLSNTDFAIKVNDDMGYGVVGDIKDVSLKDLGYIIKDINNAKYIQVYKNNNRNSRLMILNGSGRDFVENAIEERPDTVITSDLGYHDIQALRNAKINLIMQDHNSSESAFVNIIEDILKKHTNGIEIVKISLLSLIM, from the coding sequence ATGAAAAAGAATGAAATTATAAAGATAATTGAAAGTATCTTCCCAAAGGAGTATAGAGAGCCTTGGGATAATTCTGGATTGATAATAGATCTAGATAAAGAAGATATAAAAAAGATTTATTTAAGCGTTGATCTCTTATATGATGATATTAAAGAACTGGATGATGTGGATATGGTGATAACGCATCATCCTTTAATTTTTAAAGGCATAAAAGAGATTGATATGAATGCAAGCTCAAAGCTAATTAAGCATATGATTAAAAATGACATCATATACTATAGCGCGCACACATCATTCGATGTTCAAAGCTCTGGTTTTTATAAATTTTACAAAGACAATCTAAAGCTTTCTAATACAGATTTTGCTATCAAGGTAAATGATGATATGGGCTATGGAGTTGTTGGAGACATAAAGGATGTATCATTAAAAGATTTGGGATATATCATTAAAGATATTAATAATGCGAAATATATACAAGTATATAAAAATAATAATCGTAACAGCAGGCTTATGATATTAAATGGTAGTGGCAGAGATTTTGTAGAAAATGCTATCGAAGAAAGGCCTGACACTGTTATAACATCTGATTTAGGATATCATGACATACAAGCACTAAGAAATGCAAAGATTAATTTAATTATGCAAGACCACAACAGTAGTGAGAGTGCTTTTGTTAATATCATAGAGGATATATTAAAGAAACATACAAATGGCATTGAGATAGTTAAAATTTCTCTTCTTTCACTGATAATGTAG
- a CDS encoding QueT transporter family protein: MKTKTNTITKAALIATLYTILILLQTILPFQQLTFGPIQLRLAEGLTVLPLMEAAAVPGLFIGCLISNIFLSFMSGYGMIDIICGSLVTLVAAYLTRKSKSKYLAMLPPIILNGF, from the coding sequence ATGAAGACAAAAACAAACACAATTACAAAAGCGGCTTTAATTGCTACACTTTACACAATACTTATACTATTGCAAACAATATTACCGTTCCAACAATTAACATTTGGACCGATACAGCTTAGACTTGCTGAAGGATTAACAGTACTTCCACTAATGGAAGCTGCAGCAGTTCCTGGATTATTCATAGGATGTTTAATATCAAACATATTTTTATCTTTTATGTCAGGCTATGGCATGATAGATATTATTTGCGGTAGCTTAGTTACACTAGTAGCTGCATATTTAACAAGAAAATCAAAATCTAAGTATTTAGCTATGCTTCCACCTATAATATTAAATGGATTTTAG
- a CDS encoding GspE/PulE family protein — MNKNAYQNIVNIIKIKAECDTAIKFAPQDGRFSHGEVDLRVSFIEAIYGEKICIRILNNKEMFTVDNIGLSDKAKELFEKIVKYKYQMTIITGPTGSGKNSTMYTMLNNLDKERLSIVSVEDPVEYRVNDIDQIEIHDYKDITFANTLRAILRQDPDVIAIGEIRDEDSAQIAVRASLTGHKIITTLHSMSPVTSINRLLEMDVEASYLFTSLNAIINQRLVKRLRSSYDKQDLIAQDGNDKYFGRIAVFEILLINDKIRDLLLKNNTKLTSEIYNEMKKLSDYVSFEDSINYLLENNFIDEKHTWTLKKAT; from the coding sequence ATTAATAAAAATGCTTATCAAAATATTGTTAACATTATCAAGATTAAGGCTGAGTGCGATACTGCGATTAAATTCGCACCACAAGATGGAAGATTTAGTCATGGCGAAGTTGACCTTAGAGTATCCTTTATCGAAGCAATATATGGAGAGAAAATTTGTATTAGGATTCTAAACAATAAAGAGATGTTTACTGTTGATAACATTGGCTTGTCCGACAAAGCAAAAGAATTATTCGAAAAGATTGTTAAGTATAAGTATCAAATGACTATTATTACAGGACCAACAGGTTCAGGCAAGAACTCAACTATGTATACCATGCTTAATAATCTAGACAAAGAGCGCCTTAGTATAGTTAGCGTTGAAGATCCAGTAGAGTATAGGGTTAATGATATTGATCAAATTGAAATACATGATTATAAGGACATAACATTTGCAAACACACTTAGAGCCATACTAAGACAGGACCCAGATGTTATTGCCATAGGCGAGATAAGAGATGAAGATTCTGCACAAATTGCTGTTAGAGCTTCGTTAACTGGTCATAAGATTATTACTACCTTGCACAGTATGAGCCCAGTAACAAGTATCAACAGACTTTTAGAAATGGATGTAGAAGCGTCTTATCTATTTACTTCTCTAAATGCAATAATTAACCAAAGACTTGTTAAGCGCTTGAGGTCTTCTTATGATAAGCAAGACCTAATAGCTCAAGATGGTAATGATAAATACTTTGGCAGAATTGCAGTATTTGAAATACTACTTATTAATGATAAGATAAGAGACTTGTTACTAAAGAACAATACAAAACTAACAAGTGAAATTTACAATGAGATGAAGAAGCTATCTGATTATGTAAGCTTTGAAGACTCTATAAATTATTTGCTTGAAAATAATTTTATAGATGAAAAACATACATGGACTTTAAAGAAGGCGACATAA
- the nusB gene encoding transcription antitermination factor NusB, which translates to MSYDKTRLNLMNLIYQLDLNKYTSVDDLDAYFETLEISDENKIKLANRAKLYVENLPKIDLELKDVLKDAKLERLSYIDRALLRLAIFEIKFESDIAYQIVINDIVEIAKNYSDDNSYKFINAILGDYVRNYYHE; encoded by the coding sequence ATGTCATACGACAAGACAAGATTAAACTTAATGAACTTAATATATCAGCTTGATCTAAATAAATATACAAGTGTAGATGACTTAGATGCATACTTCGAAACACTTGAAATAAGTGATGAGAACAAAATTAAATTAGCCAATAGAGCTAAGCTATATGTTGAGAACTTGCCTAAGATTGATTTAGAGCTCAAAGATGTTCTAAAAGATGCAAAACTTGAAAGGCTTTCATACATCGATAGAGCTTTGCTAAGATTAGCAATTTTTGAGATAAAATTTGAAAGTGATATCGCTTATCAGATTGTTATAAACGACATCGTAGAAATTGCAAAAAATTATTCTGATGACAACTCTTACAAGTTTATAAATGCGATTTTAGGTGATTATGTAAGGAACTACTACCATGAATAA
- a CDS encoding type II secretion system F family protein, translating to MLSMLKSGSKVNEIFDFFSKNFDLIYLRTEFERMTKSLNEGETFQNVVNSSHIFLEDVKTILITGYESEHLVEIIENVLSLYKRDLKRRLDKFVNSIEPLMTIIMGLVIMLILLMVFKPMYDSMTSIIS from the coding sequence ATGCTAAGCATGCTTAAGTCTGGTAGTAAAGTTAATGAAATTTTCGATTTCTTCTCTAAAAACTTCGATTTAATTTACCTAAGGACGGAATTTGAAAGGATGACTAAGAGTTTAAACGAGGGAGAAACATTTCAAAACGTTGTTAATTCAAGTCATATTTTCTTAGAAGATGTAAAGACCATATTGATAACTGGATATGAGTCAGAGCATCTCGTTGAAATTATAGAGAATGTTTTGTCACTATATAAACGAGACTTAAAGAGAAGACTTGATAAGTTTGTAAACTCTATAGAGCCGCTTATGACTATAATTATGGGCTTAGTAATCATGCTAATCTTACTTATGGTATTTAAACCAATGTATGACTCGATGACAAGCATTATTTCTTAG
- a CDS encoding polyprenyl synthetase family protein — MMNINTFKESFDKRLPMELKPYLNDDVISEAIEYASYDAGKRLRPFILYSLGRELELDKKLINAFAVALELIHNYSLVHDDLPAMDNDEYRRGKFTVHKKYGEANAILCGDALLNLSMEYLAHKLKDSNNTNILKAMSYMYRSSGVKGMILGQSEDIRMESDESGEYTYDEYRTMILNKTGRLFNIAFLVPCILADKDEDTMKTF; from the coding sequence ATGATGAATATTAATACATTTAAGGAAAGCTTTGACAAAAGGCTACCTATGGAGCTTAAGCCCTATCTTAACGATGACGTCATCTCAGAGGCCATAGAATACGCTTCATACGATGCAGGTAAGAGGCTTAGACCCTTTATTCTATATAGCCTTGGAAGAGAGCTAGAGCTCGATAAGAAGCTAATAAATGCCTTTGCGGTCGCACTTGAGCTAATTCATAATTACTCCTTAGTTCATGATGATTTGCCAGCTATGGATAATGATGAGTATAGACGCGGTAAATTTACAGTTCACAAAAAATATGGCGAAGCAAACGCAATTTTGTGTGGCGATGCACTTTTAAATTTGTCTATGGAATATCTAGCTCATAAGCTTAAAGATAGTAATAATACAAACATATTAAAAGCAATGAGTTACATGTATAGATCATCAGGTGTTAAAGGCATGATACTTGGTCAGTCAGAAGACATTCGCATGGAGAGTGACGAGTCAGGCGAGTATACTTATGATGAATATAGGACTATGATACTAAATAAGACAGGAAGACTATTTAATATAGCTTTTCTAGTCCCATGTATTTTAGCTGATAAAGATGAAGATACAATGAAAACGTTCTAA
- the rpoD gene encoding RNA polymerase sigma factor RpoD, with the protein MKKEKNASTKKIKKEKVTDEAIKIIDENVSEDKRQAMYELLNEGRTKGYINYKEIEDGLDKFEVTEDEVISFYDALDAAQVSIIDTKDEDEEIDLDENFDVDKDDDDDDEEDIDLEELRSFEEELSKDDKLELAKEKGKNKIVITDDPVRMYLKEIGRIPLLTFEEEVKLAKKIEEGDESAKDKLAEANLRLVVSIAKRYVGRGMQFLDLIQEGNMGLIKAVDKFEHKKGFKFSTYATWWIRQAITRAIADQARTIRIPVHMVETINKLVRAQRQLVQELGRDPLPEEVAELMNMDVEKVREVQKIAQEPVSLETPIGEEEDSHLGDFIPDEEILSPSDAATNTMLREQLISVLDTLTDRERKVLALRFGLDDGRTRTLEEVGQAFDVTRERIRQIEAKALRKLKHPSRSKKLRDFLEL; encoded by the coding sequence ATGAAAAAAGAAAAGAATGCTAGCACAAAGAAAATTAAAAAAGAAAAAGTAACGGATGAAGCAATAAAGATAATAGATGAAAACGTTAGCGAAGATAAAAGACAAGCCATGTATGAGCTACTAAACGAAGGAAGAACAAAAGGTTACATCAACTATAAAGAGATTGAGGATGGTTTGGATAAATTTGAAGTAACTGAAGACGAAGTTATATCTTTCTACGATGCACTAGATGCAGCTCAAGTTAGTATCATTGACACTAAAGATGAAGATGAAGAAATCGACTTAGATGAAAACTTTGATGTTGATAAAGATGATGATGACGATGACGAAGAAGACATTGACTTAGAGGAGCTAAGATCTTTTGAGGAAGAATTAAGCAAGGATGATAAACTTGAATTAGCTAAAGAAAAGGGCAAGAACAAAATAGTTATAACTGACGACCCTGTGAGGATGTATCTTAAGGAAATAGGTAGAATTCCTTTGCTTACTTTTGAAGAAGAAGTTAAACTTGCAAAAAAGATAGAAGAAGGCGATGAGTCAGCTAAAGATAAGCTTGCAGAAGCAAATTTGAGACTTGTAGTTAGTATTGCTAAGAGATACGTAGGTAGAGGTATGCAATTTTTAGACTTGATCCAAGAAGGCAATATGGGCTTAATAAAAGCGGTTGATAAGTTTGAGCACAAGAAGGGATTTAAGTTTAGTACCTATGCAACATGGTGGATTAGACAAGCAATCACAAGAGCCATAGCAGACCAAGCCAGAACTATAAGAATACCTGTACACATGGTTGAGACTATAAATAAGTTAGTTAGAGCACAAAGACAATTAGTACAAGAATTAGGTAGAGACCCTCTTCCAGAAGAAGTTGCTGAATTAATGAATATGGATGTAGAAAAGGTTAGAGAAGTACAAAAGATTGCTCAAGAACCAGTATCATTAGAGACACCTATTGGTGAAGAAGAAGACTCGCACTTAGGAGACTTTATACCTGATGAAGAAATACTGTCCCCATCAGATGCAGCGACAAACACTATGCTTAGAGAACAATTAATTTCTGTTCTTGACACGTTAACAGATAGAGAAAGAAAAGTTTTAGCTTTAAGATTCGGCCTTGATGATGGCAGAACAAGAACACTTGAAGAGGTTGGACAAGCCTTTGACGTTACTAGAGAAAGAATTAGACAGATAGAAGCAAAAGCATTAAGAAAGCTAAAACATCCAAGTAGATCTAAAAAGCTTAGAGACTTCCTTGAACTATAA
- a CDS encoding CD1247 N-terminal domain-containing protein: protein MYELSKKVSYLKGLAEGLGLKDESKEEKILTEIINILDEMADTVCDNAAGLEDLEDYIFEVDEDLSYLEDDFYGEDYDDDDYDFDYDDDDYDYDDDDDYFEYPEDDEEEDSK, encoded by the coding sequence ATGTACGAACTATCAAAGAAAGTTTCTTATTTAAAGGGACTTGCAGAAGGCTTAGGCTTGAAGGACGAAAGTAAGGAAGAAAAGATTTTAACTGAAATCATCAATATTCTTGATGAAATGGCTGACACTGTTTGCGATAACGCAGCAGGACTTGAAGACCTAGAAGACTATATATTTGAAGTTGACGAAGATCTTTCATATTTAGAAGATGACTTCTATGGTGAAGACTACGACGACGATGATTACGATTTCGATTATGATGACGATGATTATGACTATGATGACGACGATGATTATTTCGAATACCCAGAAGATGATGAGGAGGAAGACTCTAAGTAG
- a CDS encoding peptidase U32 family protein encodes MDDAGVDAFIVSDPGIFQKVKTLAPSKEIHISTQANITNTATVEFWHSLGADRVILARELSLKEIKEIKDEVKDKIMIEAFVHGAMCMSYSGRCLLSNFMTGRNANMGDCAHPCRYKYYLMEETRPGEYYPITEDEKGTYIMNSKDLCMINYIPELIEAGVDSFKIEGRVKSEYYVATVINQYRKAIDDYYEDLDRYIYNRDNNVYLDEIKS; translated from the coding sequence ATGGACGATGCGGGTGTAGATGCGTTTATTGTATCAGACCCTGGTATATTCCAAAAGGTTAAAACGCTAGCACCAAGCAAAGAAATTCATATAAGCACACAAGCTAATATTACAAATACTGCTACTGTTGAATTTTGGCACAGTCTTGGAGCAGATAGAGTTATACTTGCTAGAGAACTAAGTTTAAAAGAGATAAAAGAGATAAAAGATGAAGTAAAAGATAAAATTATGATTGAAGCCTTTGTGCACGGAGCTATGTGTATGAGCTACTCAGGTAGATGCCTTTTATCAAACTTTATGACAGGTAGAAATGCTAACATGGGCGATTGCGCTCATCCATGCAGATATAAATATTATCTAATGGAAGAGACTAGACCAGGTGAATATTATCCAATAACAGAGGATGAAAAAGGCACATATATAATGAACTCTAAGGATCTATGTATGATAAATTACATTCCTGAGTTAATTGAAGCGGGAGTTGATTCATTCAAAATTGAAGGTAGAGTTAAGTCTGAGTACTATGTTGCAACTGTTATTAATCAATATAGAAAAGCAATTGATGATTATTACGAAGATTTAGATAGGTACATCTACAATAGAGATAACAATGTTTATCTTGACGAAATAAAAAGTTAG
- a CDS encoding prepilin-type N-terminal cleavage/methylation domain-containing protein, with protein MNKKCKSKKGFTFVEIIISIAIVAILIAVAIPAYKAIKMSAERTAHNANVDQISSVALLYFNEFPDKHDVTSETLFKEGYLKNDVKVPSSIAQNRSTIYTVKIDANGVITVSPDKITTGTKTSPANTGGGTFK; from the coding sequence ATGAATAAGAAGTGTAAAAGCAAAAAAGGATTTACTTTTGTAGAAATCATTATATCTATAGCTATAGTAGCAATACTTATTGCTGTTGCTATACCAGCTTATAAAGCTATAAAGATGAGTGCGGAAAGAACTGCTCATAATGCAAATGTTGACCAAATAAGTTCAGTTGCACTACTATATTTCAATGAGTTTCCAGACAAACATGATGTGACTTCTGAGACATTGTTTAAAGAGGGCTACTTAAAGAATGACGTTAAAGTCCCTTCATCCATAGCTCAAAATAGATCTACTATATATACCGTTAAAATTGACGCCAATGGTGTAATTACTGTTAGCCCAGATAAGATTACTACAGGAACTAAAACAAGCCCAGCTAATACTGGCGGTGGCACTTTCAAATAA
- a CDS encoding U32 family peptidase C-terminal domain-containing protein → MGDEVEIFGPKFYDKFTIEKIYDENMQEVDNINTPMKEAYLPYDKKVQYNYMIRRKANE, encoded by the coding sequence ATAGGAGACGAAGTAGAAATATTTGGACCTAAGTTTTATGATAAATTTACTATTGAGAAGATTTATGATGAAAACATGCAAGAGGTTGACAATATAAACACACCTATGAAGGAAGCTTATCTACCATATGATAAGAAAGTTCAATATAATTATATGATTAGAAGGAAGGCAAATGAATAA
- the efp gene encoding elongation factor P yields MLSASDFRNGATFEWDGDVYQVLDFQHVKPGKGAAFVRATIRSVLSGATKELTFNPTEKFNDAQLETKEMQYLYNDDELYYFMDNETYEQLPLNKDEVKEAIQFLRENDTAVIRFYKGKAFSVQAPNFVELEVTQTEPGVKGNTTTGATKPATVETGFTLNVPLFVNIGDRIKIDTRSGEYLSRV; encoded by the coding sequence ATGTTATCGGCAAGTGATTTTAGAAATGGCGCTACATTTGAATGGGATGGAGACGTTTATCAAGTCTTAGACTTTCAACATGTAAAGCCAGGTAAAGGAGCTGCTTTTGTAAGAGCAACTATCAGAAGCGTACTTAGTGGGGCTACAAAGGAATTAACTTTCAACCCAACAGAAAAGTTCAATGATGCACAATTGGAAACAAAAGAAATGCAATATCTATACAACGATGATGAACTTTATTATTTCATGGACAATGAGACATATGAGCAACTTCCATTAAACAAAGACGAAGTTAAAGAAGCAATTCAATTCTTGAGAGAAAATGATACAGCTGTAATTAGATTCTACAAGGGCAAAGCATTTTCAGTTCAAGCACCAAACTTTGTTGAACTAGAAGTTACTCAAACTGAACCTGGTGTTAAAGGAAACACAACTACTGGAGCTACTAAACCAGCAACTGTAGAAACAGGATTTACATTAAATGTACCACTATTTGTAAATATTGGAGATAGAATTAAGATAGACACAAGAAGTGGAGAATATTTATCTAGAGTTTAA
- a CDS encoding Asp23/Gls24 family envelope stress response protein, which yields MENNNIGNITISDDVIATIASKATCEVEHVCSLSSGIGSNITELLGVKNFNKPIKIESSEEGCIIDIYVDIEYGAKIDKVGYEIQSSVKSAVEEMTDIHVLQVNVYVKGVKEAAKTTK from the coding sequence ATGGAAAATAATAATATTGGAAATATTACTATATCTGATGATGTTATAGCAACTATAGCTAGCAAGGCTACTTGTGAAGTTGAACACGTTTGCTCTTTATCATCCGGTATAGGATCTAACATTACTGAATTATTAGGAGTAAAGAATTTTAATAAACCAATTAAAATTGAAAGCAGTGAAGAAGGCTGTATTATAGACATATATGTTGACATTGAATATGGCGCAAAGATTGACAAGGTTGGATATGAAATTCAATCTAGCGTTAAATCGGCTGTAGAAGAGATGACTGACATACATGTATTGCAAGTTAACGTTTATGTAAAAGGCGTTAAAGAAGCAGCCAAAACTACTAAGTAA
- the mltG gene encoding endolytic transglycosylase MltG encodes MITITVLILIVIAIIWKVNSCVSSMYKPYDVNDDTEYTIEIAEGSGASDVARELYENKIIRNGTAFKDVLKENDLEKHIKSGTFKLKKSMTLLEIANIIAGKGEGKKGETVKVTIPEGFELTRIAQRLEEKGLVSSEDFLNECKNLDKYKEKYEFLSSINNDTLEGFLFPATYDIAIGSSSEEIVTMMLNAFNNIYSKISSEVDDLNKLITLASIVEREAKLDEERPIIAKVFLNRIEKNIRLQSCATIQYALGERKPKLSNEDLKVDSPFNTYTHDGLPPAPICNPGEASIVASLHPADVDYLYFVVKPGSDGAHNFSSDYNKFLDDKKEYKSNND; translated from the coding sequence ATAATTACAATAACTGTCTTAATACTTATAGTTATTGCAATTATATGGAAGGTAAACTCATGCGTATCGAGCATGTATAAACCTTACGATGTAAATGACGATACTGAATATACTATCGAAATCGCTGAAGGAAGCGGTGCTTCTGACGTAGCGAGAGAGCTTTATGAAAATAAAATTATTAGGAATGGAACTGCTTTTAAAGATGTACTAAAGGAGAACGATCTTGAAAAACATATAAAAAGCGGTACTTTTAAATTGAAAAAATCTATGACTTTACTAGAAATTGCAAATATAATTGCAGGCAAGGGTGAGGGTAAAAAAGGAGAAACTGTTAAAGTAACTATACCAGAGGGCTTCGAATTAACACGTATTGCTCAAAGATTAGAAGAAAAGGGTCTTGTTTCAAGTGAAGACTTTTTAAATGAATGCAAGAATCTTGATAAATACAAAGAAAAATATGAATTTTTATCAAGTATTAATAACGATACTTTGGAAGGATTTTTATTTCCTGCAACCTACGATATTGCGATAGGCTCGAGTAGTGAAGAGATTGTCACTATGATGCTCAATGCTTTTAATAATATTTATAGCAAGATTAGTAGTGAAGTTGACGATTTGAATAAGCTTATCACTTTAGCATCTATCGTTGAAAGAGAAGCTAAACTTGATGAGGAGAGACCTATAATAGCTAAAGTTTTCTTAAATAGAATCGAGAAGAATATAAGACTTCAATCTTGCGCAACAATTCAATACGCGCTTGGCGAGAGAAAGCCAAAACTTTCAAATGAAGATTTAAAAGTTGACTCACCATTTAACACATATACACATGATGGCTTGCCACCTGCACCAATCTGCAATCCTGGCGAGGCATCCATCGTTGCGAGCCTTCATCCAGCTGATGTTGACTACTTATACTTCGTAGTTAAGCCGGGTTCAGATGGAGCTCATAACTTCTCATCTGATTACAATAAGTTCTTAGATGATAAAAAGGAATACAAGAGCAACAATGATTAG